The following proteins are encoded in a genomic region of Vicia villosa cultivar HV-30 ecotype Madison, WI unplaced genomic scaffold, Vvil1.0 ctg.001197F_1_1, whole genome shotgun sequence:
- the LOC131633976 gene encoding chlorophyll a-b binding protein P4, chloroplastic: MATVTTQASAAVFRPCGLKSRFLGGSSGKLNRQVAFRPVGCSPSASFKVEAKKGEWLPGLASPGYLTGSLPGDNGFDPLGLAEDPENLRWFVQAELVNGRWAMLGVAGMLLPEVFTSIGIINVPKWYDAGKEEYFASSSTLFVIEFILFHYVEIRRWQDIKNPGSVNQDPIFKQYSLPKGEVGYPGGIFNPLNFAPTLEAKEKEIANGRLAMLAFLGFIIQHNVTGKGPFDNLVQHISDPWHNTIVQTLGGN, translated from the exons ATGGCCACCGTTACTACACAAGCTTCCGCCGCGGTTTTCCGGCCATGTGGTTTGAAATCAAGGTTTCTTGGTGGTTCTTCAGGGAAGTTGAACAGACAAGTGGCTTTTAGGCCGGTTGGATGTTCACCTTCTGCTTCTTTTAAAGTTGAAGCTAAGAAAGGAGAGTGGTTGCCAGGTTTGGCCTCACCAGGTTACCTCACTGGCAG TCTTCCCGGAGACAACGGATTCGATCCATTGGGACTCGCCGAGGATCCAGAGAACTTGAGGTGGTTCGTTCAAGCCGAGTTAGTGAACGGACGCTGGGCAATGTTGGGTGTTGCAGGGATGTTACTCCCTGAGGTGTTCACAAGCATTGGAATCATCAATGTTCCAAAATGGTACGATGCAGGGAAAGAAGAATACTTCGCTTCATCTTCAACACTCTTCGTGATCGAGTTCATTTTGTTCCACTATGTTGAGATTAGAAGATGGCAAGACATTAAGAACCCTGGCAGTGTTAACCAAGATCCTATCTTTAAGCAATACAGCTTGCCAAAAGGCGAGGTCGGTTACCCTGGTGGGATCTTTAACCCTTTGAACTTTGCACCAACCTTGGAGGCTAAAGAGAAGGAAATTGCAAATG GACGATTGGCGATGTTGGCGTTCTTGGGATTTATAATTCAGCACAATGTGACAGGAAAAGGACCATTTGACAACCTTGTGCAGCACATTTCTGATCCATGGCACAACACCATTGTTCAAACATTAGGTGGAAACTAA